One Nicotiana sylvestris chromosome 12, ASM39365v2, whole genome shotgun sequence genomic window carries:
- the LOC138883212 gene encoding uncharacterized protein, producing MPELPKYNSTLNPNEHVTAYTYAVKGNNIKHDEIESVLLKKFSETLLKGAMMWYHNQTPNSIDSFAILADSFVRAHVGAIKVATKKSDMFKIKQRENEMLREFVYLFQTERMELPPVSDDWAVQAFTQGLNERSSVASRKLKENLIEYPTVTWSDVHNRYQSKIKVVDD from the coding sequence atgccagaactcccaaaatacaacagcACCTTGAATCCCAACGAACACGTCACTGCCTATACATACGCGGTGAAAGGCAACAACATAAAacatgatgagatcgagtccgtcttactgaagaagttcaGTGAAACTCTcttgaagggggccatgatgtggtaccacaaccaaacccccaactccatagattcgttTGCCATACTAGCAGATTCCTTCGTAAGGGCACAcgtcggtgccatcaaggtagcaacaaagAAGTCCGACATGTTCAAGattaagcagagggagaacgaaatgctgcgagaattcgtgtATCTTTTCCAGacagaacgaatggaactacccccggtctccgatgactgggcagtgcaggccttcactcaaggcctgaatgaacgaagctcggtggcctcAAGGAAGCTGAAAGAGAATCTAATCGAGTATCCCACcgtaacctggtcggacgtccacaatcgataccagtcaaagatcaaggTCGTGGATGACtag